A window from Cryptomeria japonica chromosome 1, Sugi_1.0, whole genome shotgun sequence encodes these proteins:
- the LOC131027621 gene encoding mitotic spindle checkpoint protein MAD2 gives MGSIQIAKDVITLTGSAAIVSEFFSYAANSILYQRGIYPSDSFGATKKYGLTMLTTNDTKVKEYLTAITSQLAEWLEKGKLQRIVLVIMSNATSEVMERWNFTIHTDKDVVEKGGSREKSDKEIMREIQAIMRQITSSVTYLPCLDEPCTFDVLAYTDNDLSVPFNWAESEARLINNPQVVKLHSFDTKIHKVDALVSYKQEDDDE, from the exons atgGGGTCTATCCAGATTGCCAAAGACGTCATTACGCTTACAGGATCTGCGGCCATTGTTAGCGAGTTCTTCT CTTACGCCGCCAACAG TATTCTGTACCAGAGAGGGATCTACCCATCCGACAGTTTTGGGGCAACAAAGAAGTATGGTCTTACAATGCTTACTACTAATGACACTAAAGTTAAGGAATACCTGACTGCCATTACTTCTCAGCTAGCAG AATGGCTGGAGAAGGGAAAGTTGCAGCGAATCGTTCTGGTTATTATGAGCAATGCCACTTCAGAGGTGATGGAAAGATGGAATTTCACCATCCACACTGACAAGGATGTTGTTGAGAAAGG GGGATCTCGAGAGAAAAGCGATAAGGAGATTATGAGAGAAATTCAGGCAATTATGCGCCAAATCACATCTAGTGTCACATACCTCCCCTGCTTAGATGAGCCCT GCACATTTGATGTGCTGGCTTACACAGATAATGATTTGAGTGTCCCATTCAATTGGGCTGAGAGTGAGGCACGGTTGATAAACAATCCCCAAGTAGTGAAGCTTCATTCTTTTGACACAAAG ATACATAAAGTGGATGCTCTTGTTTCTTACAAACAAGAGGATGACGATGAGTAA